From Brassica oleracea var. oleracea cultivar TO1000 chromosome C3, BOL, whole genome shotgun sequence, a single genomic window includes:
- the LOC106330498 gene encoding uncharacterized protein LOC106330498: protein MHIYAYSGFWRSSKTKGWKFLVDEETGGRLLTLDTSKTFDNLKVMVCEDFGTDLNLVNIELSYLPSDLVIGLDSPPVRFNLNEEPAELPNREEMGMSGEVSDDTDGEAELEEEDAKIDESDDENKCEKDMINGKYVRFSLVDVLKKGQHFTSKAALQATMEICAMKHNFDYKVGKTDRRVWYVRCAYDDCRWRVRTEGLTGSSYFIIKKYVPDHSYSPSSRNHSVRTASSKIVGSLIKHKYETVKEGPKPNDIIQFMRNDHGVEISYSLAWEAREYAVNVVRSIPEKGYEKVPKYLHMMKEANPGSHTFYETDSNGRFRFLFISYGQSIRGFYAAIRKVIVVDGTFLKRKYKGVLLLATALDGNLNLYPIAFGVVDSENDRSLYPHAHHGICIHHLLNNVVTYFKGKGVAGLVAKASKAYRVADFKKQFTAIFSISPAIGTYLIQADVRKWARCQFPGYMYDVRTNNPAESINSALRSPREFHVIPLLDSIREMMTRWFFKRRTLSYKHKHSVGIQAHTLTDDMYTTASWRSIYEESINPIGVPEDAWIVPSHVQQAKFFPPETRRAAGRRKKCRYETVEDKIRS, encoded by the exons ATGCACATCTATGCATATTCTGGTTTTTGGAGATCGTCCAAAACAAAAGGGTGGAAGTTTCTTGTTGATGAAGAAACAGGAGGTAGATTACTTACTTTGGACACAAGCAAAACCTTTGACAACCTAAAAGTTATGGTTTGTGAGGACTTTGGAACCGATCTAAACTTGGTCAATATCGAGCTGAGTTACTTACCTTCCGATTTGGTGATTGGCCTCGACTCACCACCT GTCAGATTTAACTTGAATGAAGAGCCTGCTGAGTTGCCTAACAGAGAGGAAATGGGTATGTCGGGTGAAGTTTCAGATGATACTGATGGTGAAGCCGAGCTTGAAGAAGAAGATGCGAAGATAGATGAAAGTGATGATGAAAACAAGTGTGAGAAAGATATGATCAACGGAAAGTATGTCCGTTTTTCTCTGGTTGATGTTTTGAAGAAGGGTCAACATTTTACTAGCAAAGCAGCTCTGCAGGCAACAATGGAAATATGCGCAATGAAACATAATTTCGACTACAAGGTTGGCAAAACGGATAGAAGAGTTTGGTACGTTCGTTGCGCGTATGATGATTGCCGTTGGCGTGTTCGCACAGAGGGATTAACAGGTTCTTCATATTTTATCATCAAAAAGTATGTACCTGATCATTCATATTCTCCATCATCAAGGAACCACTCTGTTCGGACCGCTTCATCAAAAATAGTTGGTAGTCTCATTAAGCATAAGTACGAAACTGTCAAGGAAGGGCCGAAACCTAATGATATCATCCAGTTTATGCGTAATGATCATGGAGTTGAGATATCCTACTCTTTAGCTTGGGAGGCACGTGAGTATGCAGTAAATGTTGTGAGAAGCATTCCAGAGAAGGGTTATGAAAAAGTTCCCAAATACTTGCACATGATGAAGGAAGCTAATCCAGGATCACACACATTTTACGAAACTGATAGCAATGGGAGATTCAGATTCCTCTTCATCTCATATGGTCAGTCTATTCGCGGTTTTTATGCTGCCATTCGGAAAGTTATTGTTGTGGATGGGACTTTCTTGAAAAGAAAATACAAAGGAGTGTTACTGCTTGCTACTGCTTTGGATGGAAACTTGAACCTATATCCTATTGCATTTGGAGTTGTCGACTCAGAGAATGACCGCTCGT TGTATCCGCATGCTCATCACGGAATTTGCATTCACCACTTGCTGAACAATGTTGTTACATATTTCAAGGGTAAAGGAGTCGCTGGTTTGGTTGCAAAGGCTTCTAAAGCTTACCGAGTTGCTGATTTTAAGAAGCAATTCACTGCTATTTTCTCAATTAGTCCTGCAATTGGAACCTATCTAATACAAGCTGATGTGAGAAAGTGGGCTCGTTGTCAATTTCCGGGTTACATGTACGATGTTAGGACCAATAACCCTGCTGAATCAATAAATTCTGCTTTGCGTTCGCCAAGAGAGTTTCATGTTATACCTTTGTTGGACAGCATAAGGGAAATGATGACTCGATGGTTTTTCAAACGTAGAACTTTAAGTTATAAGCATAAACATAGCGTAGGCATACAAGCACACACACTCACTGACGACATGTACACCACTGCTTCATGGAGATCGATTTATGAGGAAAGCATAAATCCTATTGGTGTCCCGGAAGATGCATGGATTGTCCCATCTCACGTTCAGCAAGCGAAATTCTTTCCTCCAGAAACTAGAAGAGCTGCAGGTCGGAGAAAGAAATGTAGGTACGAGACAGTTGAAGACAAGATCCGCTCGTAA